Proteins from one Impatiens glandulifera chromosome 2, dImpGla2.1, whole genome shotgun sequence genomic window:
- the LOC124926637 gene encoding auxin response factor 18-like: MNEIEKCLDPQLWHACAGGMVQLPPVNSTVCYFPQGHAEHCQEKLDLVRMPPLILCKVETVKFLADKETDEVYSKIRLIPLRNNSDRDLYDETTDRTDNQEKPPSFAKTLTQSDANNGGGFSVPRYCAETIFPRLDYSSEPPVQTILARDVHGEVWKFRHIYRGTPRRHLLTTGWSNFVNQKKLVAGDSIIFLRADNGDLCVGVRRAKKEANSGWNSSSSPYGAYSPFLRIDDQRKICGGGRGGGKVRAESVMEAASLAANGHPFDVVYYPRASAPEFCVKASSVGASMRIQWCPGMRFKMPFENEDSSRISWFMGTISSVLSDDPIRWPNSPWRLLQVAWDEPDLLQDVKKVSPWLVELVSNMNMPAVHLSPFSPPRKKIRIPQPSDFPFIGQLPMSSFQSYPNNIGQGSGNNNPFVHLTTQTIPAGIQGARHAQIELTQSKNIFPPQPITNSKPLFLNFVTKSENDDGNVSCLLTLGLSNPSPKKTETEDRKVKTPPPTFVLFGQPILTKEQIFQTSSGSSDMNPTNNLSDGSDSAVIQNSPTENLSDEGSPWFKRNRTKSEPHTNTFRSYHRELYGNLTNVFESEGTEALSETGAIKHGADEPSHSASFRSV, encoded by the exons atgaatgagatTGAGAAATGCTTGGATCCCCAATTATGGCACGCTTGCGCCGGCGGCATGGTTCAACTTCCTCCGGTGAACTCAACTGTCTGTTATTTCCCACAGGGTCATGCTGAACACTGCCAAGAGAAACTCGATTTGGTAAGAATGCCTCCATTGATTCTCTGTAAAGTGGAAACAGTCAAGTTTTTGGCTGATAAAGAAACAGATGAAGTTTATTCCAAAATCCGATTGATTCCACTGAGAAACAACTCCGATCGGGATTTGTACGATGAAACAACCGACAGAACTGATAACCAAGAAAAACCCCCATCTTTTGCCAAAACATTGACTCAATCCGACGCGAATAACGGTGGCGGGTTTTCCGTTCCTAGATATTGTGCGGAGACTATTTTCCCGAGGCTTGATTATTCATCGGAGCCCCCTGTTCAGACGATCTTGGCTAGAGATGTTCATGGAGAGGTATGGAAATTCAGGCATATCTATAGAGGAACGCCGAGAAGGCATTTGTTAACGACGGGTTGGAGTAATTTCGTGAATCAAAAGAAACTTGTCGCCGGCGATTCGATTATATTCTTGAGGGCTGATAATGGGGATTTATGTGTTGGTGTTAGAAGAGCTAAGAAAGAAGCAAATAGTGGCTGGAACTCGTCTTCTTCTCCTTATGGAGCTTATTCTCCATTTCTGAGAATCGATGATCAGAGAAAAATCTGCGGTGGAGGAAGGGGTGGTGGAAAAGTGAGAGCTGAATCTGTAATGGAAGCTGCTTCTCTTGCAGCTAATGGACATCCTTTTGATGTTGTGTATTATCCACGGGCTAGTGCTCCCGAGTTCTGCGTTAAGGCTTCATCTGTTGGAGCTTCAATGAGGATTCAATGGTGTCCAGGAATGAGATTCAAGATGCcttttgaaaatgaagattcttCTCGAATTAGCTGGTTTATGGGTACCATTTCTTCTGTTCTATCTGATGATCCTATCCGTTGGCCTAATTCTCCATGGAGACTTCTTCAG GTAGCTTGGGATGAACCAGATTTGCTTCAAGATGTGAAGAAAGTAAGCCCGTGGTTAGTTGAATTGGTTTCTAACATGAACATGCCCGCAGTTCATCTGTCGCCATTTTCACCCCcgagaaagaaaataagaatacCACAACCGTCCGATTTTCCGTTCATCGGGCAACTACCTATGTCTTCATTCCAATCATACCCTAATAATATAGGCCAGGGTAGTGGTAACAACAACCCATTTGTCCATTTAACCACCCAAACCATTCCTGCAGGCATACAGGGAGCCAGGCATGCTCAAATTGAATTAACCCAATCTAAGAATATCTTTCCTCCTCAACCTATAACCAATTCTAAACCGCTTTTCCTTAACTTCGTTACCAAATCCGAAAACGACGATGGAAATGTGTCCTGTTTACTAACTTTAGGACTTTCTAACCCTTCTCCGAAAAAAACTGAAACAGAAGACCGTAAAGTAAAAACACCACCACCAACGTTTGTGCTGTTTGGTCAGCCGATTCTCACAAAAGAACAGATCTTCCAGACATCTTCAGGTTCATCTGACATGAACCCGACTAATAATCTTTCCGATGGTTCTGACTCTGCTGTGATTCAGAACAGCCCAACAGAGAACTTATCTGATGAAGGGTCTCCATGGTTTAAGAGGAACAGAACGAAATCAGAGCCTCATACCAACACTTTCAGGTCATATCATCGAGAGCTTTATGGAAATCTCACCAATGTGTTTGAGAGTGAAGGAACCGAGGCTCTAAGCGAAACAGGGGCAATTAAACATGGCGCTGATGAGCCGAGCCATTCAG CAAGTTTTCGAAGTGTATGA